The following proteins are co-located in the Desulfovibrio intestinalis genome:
- a CDS encoding NADH-quinone oxidoreductase subunit A yields the protein MTSQELIDLIYIVVFCMGGIGFAVGPFILVYFLQPRSTRNTVGKTLQVVECGMPPIGDAWIKFSAVYYLYALMFVAFAVDILFLMPVALVYNKPGPVGDLQAFLEILIFVGILSLVIVYAWKKGVFQWQRKTYSDQ from the coding sequence GTGACATCTCAAGAGTTGATTGACCTCATTTATATTGTCGTATTTTGCATGGGCGGCATCGGCTTTGCTGTTGGCCCCTTTATTCTTGTGTATTTCCTTCAGCCAAGATCCACCCGAAATACCGTTGGCAAAACGCTTCAGGTTGTGGAATGCGGCATGCCCCCCATTGGCGACGCCTGGATCAAATTCAGCGCGGTCTATTACCTCTACGCGCTGATGTTCGTGGCTTTTGCTGTCGATATTCTGTTTCTGATGCCTGTCGCCCTTGTTTACAACAAACCCGGACCTGTGGGCGACCTGCAGGCATTTCTGGAAATACTCATTTTTGTGGGCATCCTGTCTCTGGTTATTGTCTACGCATGGAAAAAGGGAGTGTTTCAGTGGCAACGCAAGACGTACTCGGATCAATAG